The Nerophis lumbriciformis linkage group LG07, RoL_Nlum_v2.1, whole genome shotgun sequence genome window below encodes:
- the armc3 gene encoding armadillo repeat-containing protein 3 isoform X1 yields MDKKDKKERKSKCETPGRDTFEPLHITVKTKTTLVLLLSSPEDNVLAIACEAIYGFAEKDDMKVHLMKLGVLEPLSLLINHSNELVRRNAFMVLGRMVTDRTVVKALQKMAVVPPIIKLIDGVDAVIKEHGTLCLSFLSVDPSCKVQIVENKGLPPLIKLLSSSEPDVQKNSLETIYNLVQNSQFWPAVRELGGVPLLLELLNSLYVVIQQLALKTLLKVTTDKDSHGVLRKEQGPEKLVEILKNENLEDLHVDALQILSNCMSDSDMFQLVQNAGGLSLLMTLVLPPKLPDMESGPVKCVSHEIQSNAVECVSRAAQIPESHKVLHELKAEEILLDLLSVGNDGLKILACQAVAAMSSFLTSKEHFRELGVLPVLIRLLSSRNLALRGEAVQALANLTSGNKLNTVAIYEARGLRRLILRLGDTCPRTVANAAAILCRIAGQEAIRCDVLSHGAMPALVKPLKSTDAQVLINATLCICELAFSAEARAQLWKANGLEPLVILLRSSHMEVLRCTCMAISVCAKDEPMAVEMCKFGALGMLQEINQSENSKSKFGEFALNSLIQSSLSLKFGLTDCLASTDVITDGFYDAGKFGFSQKVLTLEELSMEPVNQCLPIIAVNASTENSEDGAQPKNEVQFESPQGKMMNDVALQLLVEEVKESILVLNDEVEQYAALARRVSDAMGDAIEKEDMHSFGWLLDISLLKFQLQCNVVPIGMISKGFYCHRALLFKYLADCIGLRCTLVRGHNNRAWNEIVLYKEDPSSDEYSIQPCGYIVDLMHEPGNLIRSNTSAAIRYNSI; encoded by the exons ATGGACAAGAAagataagaaagaaagaaagtccaAGTGTGAAACTCCGGGCAGGGATACG TTTGAGCCACTGCACATCACCGTCAAAACAAAAACGACCTTAGTTCTTCTGCTGAGCTCACCCGAAGACAACGTTTTGGCTATTGCATGTGAAGCAATCTACGGTTTTGCAGAGAAAG ATGATATGAAGGTGCATTTAATGAAGCTCGGAGTACTGGAGCCTCTCAGTCTGCTCATCAATCACAGCAACGAGTTGGTCAGACGCAATGCATTCATGGTTTTAGGCAGAATGGTCACCGACA GGACTGTTGTCAAAGCCCTGCAAAAAATGGCCGTCGTCCCACCAATTATTAAACTAATTGATG gtgtagaTGCAGTTATCAAAGAGCATGGGACACTGTGCCTGTCCTTTCTGTCCGTGGATCCCTCCTGCAAGGTCCAGATCGTTGAAAACAAAGGTCTGCCGCCATTAATCAAGCTCCTCTCCAGTTCCGAACCAGATGTTCAGAAGAACTCTCTTGAGACCATCTACAACCTGGTTCAA AACAGCCAATTTTGGCCTGCAGTACGAGAGCTGGGCGGGGTCCCTCTACTTCTGGAGCTGCTTAATTCGCTGTATGTTGTCATTCAGCAGCTGGCtttaaaaacattactaaaaGTCACCACTGATAAAGACTCACACGGTGTTCTGAGAAAGGAGCAAGGACCCGAAAAGCTTGTTGAGATCCTCAAAAACGAG AACTTGGAGGACCTCCATGTTGACGCCTTGCAGATTCTTTCTAACTGCATGAGTGATAGTGACATGTTCCAGCTAGTCCAGAATGCAGGAGGACTCTCTCTGCTGATGACACTTGTTCTTCCCCCTAAATTGCCTGACATGGAGTCCGGTCCTGTTAAATGCGTCAGTCATGAAATCCAGTCCAATGCCGTTGAATGTGTCTCCAGGGCTGCTCAGATTC CGGAATCTCACAAAGTTCTTCATGAGCTGAAGGCTGAGGAGATTCTGCTGGATCTTCTGTCAGTGGGCAACGATGGTTTGAAAATATTGGCTTGTCAAGCTGTGGCCGCCATGAGCTCCTTCCTGACCAGCAAAGAACACTTCAGGGAATTAG GTGTTTTACCTGTTCTGATACGCCTCCTAAGCAGTCGGAATTTGGCATTgagaggggaagcagtgcaggcCCTTGCCAACCTCACATCTGGAAACAAACTCAACACTGT GGCAATCTATGAGGCAAGAGGACTTAGGCGCCTTATACTGCGACTCGGTGACACCTGTCCCAGAACGGTAGCCAATGCTGCAGCCATACTTTGCAGGATAGCAGGACAGGAGGCCATTCGATGCGACGTGTTGTCACACGGTGCCATGCCAGCGCTGGTGAAGCCTTTAAAATCAACAGACGCACAAGTCCTCATCAATGCTACCTTGTGTATCTGTGAGCTGGCGTTTAGCGCTGAGGCCAGGGCACag CTATGGAAAGCTAATGGTCTCGAGCCACTGGTCATTTTGCTGCGATCCAGTCACATGGAGGTGCTGCGCTGCACGTGCATGGCAATCAGCGTGTGTGCAAAGGATGAGCCCATGGCTGTGGAGATGTGTAAATTTGG AGCACTGGGAATGCTTCAAGAAATCAACCAGTCAGAGAATAGTAAGAGCAAGTTCGGCGAGTTTGCCTTGAACAGTCTCATTCAATCCAGTTTGTCTCTCAAATTTGGTCTGACGGACTGTTTGGCGTCCACTGATGTGATCACTGATGGCTTCTACGATGCTGGGAAG TTCGGGTTTAGTCAGAAAGTTTTGACTCTCGAAGAACTTTCAATGGAGCCCGTCAACCAATGCTTGCCCATCATTGCTGTCAACGCATCAACTGA gaaCAGTGAGGATGGAGCGCAACCGAAAAATGAGGTCCAGTTTGAGTCTCCTCAAGGGAAAATGATGAATGACGTCGCGTTGCAGCTTCTGGTTGAAGAGGTCAAAGAGTCCATTTTGGTTTTGAATGATGAAGTGGAGCAATATGCTGCCCTGGCAAG GCGTGTTAGCGATGCCATGGGTGACGCAATTGAGAAGGAAGATATGCACAGTTTCGGATGGCTGCTGGACATCTCCCTGCTTAAATTCCAACTGCAGTGTAATGTGGTCCCCATCGGCATGATCAGCAAGGGATTCTACTGTCACAGGGCGCTTCTTTTCAAG TACTTGGCTGACTGCATTGGCTTGAGGTGTACTTTGGTTCGAGGGCACAACAATCGAGCTTGGAATGAAATAGTCCTCTACAAGGAAGATCCCTCCAGTGATGAATACTCTATACAGCCATGTGGCTACATTGTGGACCTCATGCATGAGCCTGGAAACTTAATAAGATCAAACACCTCTGCAGCAATTCGTTACAACAGCATTTAG
- the armc3 gene encoding armadillo repeat-containing protein 3 isoform X3, with protein MDKKDKKERKSKCETPGRDTFEPLHITVKTKTTLVLLLSSPEDNVLAIACEAIYGFAEKDDMKVHLMKLGVLEPLSLLINHSNELVRRNAFMVLGRMVTDRTVVKALQKMAVVPPIIKLIDGVDAVIKEHGTLCLSFLSVDPSCKVQIVENKGLPPLIKLLSSSEPDVQKNSLETIYNLVQNSQFWPAVRELGGVPLLLELLNSLYVVIQQLALKTLLKVTTDKDSHGVLRKEQGPEKLVEILKNENLEDLHVDALQILSNCMSDSDMFQLVQNAGGLSLLMTLVLPPKLPDMESGPVKCVSHEIQSNAVECVSRAAQIPESHKVLHELKAEEILLDLLSVGNDGLKILACQAVAAMSSFLTSKEHFRELGVLPVLIRLLSSRNLALRGEAVQALANLTSGNKLNTVAIYEARGLRRLILRLGDTCPRTVANAAAILCRIAGQEAIRCDVLSHGAMPALVKPLKSTDAQVLINATLCICELAFSAEARAQLWKANGLEPLVILLRSSHMEVLRCTCMAISVCAKDEPMAVEMCKFGALGMLQEINQSENSKSKFGEFALNSLIQSSLSLKFGLTDCLASTDVITDGFYDAGKFGFSQKVLTLEELSMEPVNQCLPIIAVNASTENSEDGAQPKNEVQFESPQGKMMNDVALQLLVEEVKESILVLNDEVEQYAALARRVSDAMGDAIEKEDMHSFGWLLDISLLKFQLQCNVVPIGMISKGFYCHRALLFKCPFHAVLG; from the exons ATGGACAAGAAagataagaaagaaagaaagtccaAGTGTGAAACTCCGGGCAGGGATACG TTTGAGCCACTGCACATCACCGTCAAAACAAAAACGACCTTAGTTCTTCTGCTGAGCTCACCCGAAGACAACGTTTTGGCTATTGCATGTGAAGCAATCTACGGTTTTGCAGAGAAAG ATGATATGAAGGTGCATTTAATGAAGCTCGGAGTACTGGAGCCTCTCAGTCTGCTCATCAATCACAGCAACGAGTTGGTCAGACGCAATGCATTCATGGTTTTAGGCAGAATGGTCACCGACA GGACTGTTGTCAAAGCCCTGCAAAAAATGGCCGTCGTCCCACCAATTATTAAACTAATTGATG gtgtagaTGCAGTTATCAAAGAGCATGGGACACTGTGCCTGTCCTTTCTGTCCGTGGATCCCTCCTGCAAGGTCCAGATCGTTGAAAACAAAGGTCTGCCGCCATTAATCAAGCTCCTCTCCAGTTCCGAACCAGATGTTCAGAAGAACTCTCTTGAGACCATCTACAACCTGGTTCAA AACAGCCAATTTTGGCCTGCAGTACGAGAGCTGGGCGGGGTCCCTCTACTTCTGGAGCTGCTTAATTCGCTGTATGTTGTCATTCAGCAGCTGGCtttaaaaacattactaaaaGTCACCACTGATAAAGACTCACACGGTGTTCTGAGAAAGGAGCAAGGACCCGAAAAGCTTGTTGAGATCCTCAAAAACGAG AACTTGGAGGACCTCCATGTTGACGCCTTGCAGATTCTTTCTAACTGCATGAGTGATAGTGACATGTTCCAGCTAGTCCAGAATGCAGGAGGACTCTCTCTGCTGATGACACTTGTTCTTCCCCCTAAATTGCCTGACATGGAGTCCGGTCCTGTTAAATGCGTCAGTCATGAAATCCAGTCCAATGCCGTTGAATGTGTCTCCAGGGCTGCTCAGATTC CGGAATCTCACAAAGTTCTTCATGAGCTGAAGGCTGAGGAGATTCTGCTGGATCTTCTGTCAGTGGGCAACGATGGTTTGAAAATATTGGCTTGTCAAGCTGTGGCCGCCATGAGCTCCTTCCTGACCAGCAAAGAACACTTCAGGGAATTAG GTGTTTTACCTGTTCTGATACGCCTCCTAAGCAGTCGGAATTTGGCATTgagaggggaagcagtgcaggcCCTTGCCAACCTCACATCTGGAAACAAACTCAACACTGT GGCAATCTATGAGGCAAGAGGACTTAGGCGCCTTATACTGCGACTCGGTGACACCTGTCCCAGAACGGTAGCCAATGCTGCAGCCATACTTTGCAGGATAGCAGGACAGGAGGCCATTCGATGCGACGTGTTGTCACACGGTGCCATGCCAGCGCTGGTGAAGCCTTTAAAATCAACAGACGCACAAGTCCTCATCAATGCTACCTTGTGTATCTGTGAGCTGGCGTTTAGCGCTGAGGCCAGGGCACag CTATGGAAAGCTAATGGTCTCGAGCCACTGGTCATTTTGCTGCGATCCAGTCACATGGAGGTGCTGCGCTGCACGTGCATGGCAATCAGCGTGTGTGCAAAGGATGAGCCCATGGCTGTGGAGATGTGTAAATTTGG AGCACTGGGAATGCTTCAAGAAATCAACCAGTCAGAGAATAGTAAGAGCAAGTTCGGCGAGTTTGCCTTGAACAGTCTCATTCAATCCAGTTTGTCTCTCAAATTTGGTCTGACGGACTGTTTGGCGTCCACTGATGTGATCACTGATGGCTTCTACGATGCTGGGAAG TTCGGGTTTAGTCAGAAAGTTTTGACTCTCGAAGAACTTTCAATGGAGCCCGTCAACCAATGCTTGCCCATCATTGCTGTCAACGCATCAACTGA gaaCAGTGAGGATGGAGCGCAACCGAAAAATGAGGTCCAGTTTGAGTCTCCTCAAGGGAAAATGATGAATGACGTCGCGTTGCAGCTTCTGGTTGAAGAGGTCAAAGAGTCCATTTTGGTTTTGAATGATGAAGTGGAGCAATATGCTGCCCTGGCAAG GCGTGTTAGCGATGCCATGGGTGACGCAATTGAGAAGGAAGATATGCACAGTTTCGGATGGCTGCTGGACATCTCCCTGCTTAAATTCCAACTGCAGTGTAATGTGGTCCCCATCGGCATGATCAGCAAGGGATTCTACTGTCACAGGGCGCTTCTTTTCAAG TGTCCTTTTCATGCAGTACTTGGCTGA
- the armc3 gene encoding armadillo repeat-containing protein 3 isoform X2, translated as MDKKDKKERKSKCETPGRDTFEPLHITVKTKTTLVLLLSSPEDNVLAIACEAIYGFAEKDDMKVHLMKLGVLEPLSLLINHSNELVRRNAFMVLGRMVTDRTVVKALQKMAVVPPIIKLIDGVDAVIKEHGTLCLSFLSVDPSCKVQIVENKGLPPLIKLLSSSEPDVQKNSLETIYNLVQNSQFWPAVRELGGVPLLLELLNSLYVVIQQLALKTLLKVTTDKDSHGVLRKEQGPEKLVEILKNENLEDLHVDALQILSNCMSDSDMFQLVQNAGGLSLLMTLVLPPKLPDMESGPVKCVSHEIQSNAVECVSRAAQIPESHKVLHELKAEEILLDLLSVGNDGLKILACQAVAAMSSFLTSKEHFRELGVLPVLIRLLSSRNLALRGEAVQALANLTSGNKLNTVAIYEARGLRRLILRLGDTCPRTVANAAAILCRIAGQEAIRCDVLSHGAMPALVKPLKSTDAQVLINATLCICELAFSAEARAQLWKANGLEPLVILLRSSHMEVLRCTCMAISVCAKDEPMAVEMCKFGALGMLQEINQSENSKSKFGEFALNSLIQSSLSLKFGLTDCLASTDVITDGFYDAGKFGFSQKVLTLEELSMEPVNQCLPIIAVNASTENSEDGAQPKNEVQFESPQGKMMNDVALQLLVEEVKESILVLNDEVEQYAALARRVSDAMGDAIEKEDMHSFGWLLDISLLKFQLQCNVVPIGMISKGFYCHRALLFKLLDFGQQLKP; from the exons ATGGACAAGAAagataagaaagaaagaaagtccaAGTGTGAAACTCCGGGCAGGGATACG TTTGAGCCACTGCACATCACCGTCAAAACAAAAACGACCTTAGTTCTTCTGCTGAGCTCACCCGAAGACAACGTTTTGGCTATTGCATGTGAAGCAATCTACGGTTTTGCAGAGAAAG ATGATATGAAGGTGCATTTAATGAAGCTCGGAGTACTGGAGCCTCTCAGTCTGCTCATCAATCACAGCAACGAGTTGGTCAGACGCAATGCATTCATGGTTTTAGGCAGAATGGTCACCGACA GGACTGTTGTCAAAGCCCTGCAAAAAATGGCCGTCGTCCCACCAATTATTAAACTAATTGATG gtgtagaTGCAGTTATCAAAGAGCATGGGACACTGTGCCTGTCCTTTCTGTCCGTGGATCCCTCCTGCAAGGTCCAGATCGTTGAAAACAAAGGTCTGCCGCCATTAATCAAGCTCCTCTCCAGTTCCGAACCAGATGTTCAGAAGAACTCTCTTGAGACCATCTACAACCTGGTTCAA AACAGCCAATTTTGGCCTGCAGTACGAGAGCTGGGCGGGGTCCCTCTACTTCTGGAGCTGCTTAATTCGCTGTATGTTGTCATTCAGCAGCTGGCtttaaaaacattactaaaaGTCACCACTGATAAAGACTCACACGGTGTTCTGAGAAAGGAGCAAGGACCCGAAAAGCTTGTTGAGATCCTCAAAAACGAG AACTTGGAGGACCTCCATGTTGACGCCTTGCAGATTCTTTCTAACTGCATGAGTGATAGTGACATGTTCCAGCTAGTCCAGAATGCAGGAGGACTCTCTCTGCTGATGACACTTGTTCTTCCCCCTAAATTGCCTGACATGGAGTCCGGTCCTGTTAAATGCGTCAGTCATGAAATCCAGTCCAATGCCGTTGAATGTGTCTCCAGGGCTGCTCAGATTC CGGAATCTCACAAAGTTCTTCATGAGCTGAAGGCTGAGGAGATTCTGCTGGATCTTCTGTCAGTGGGCAACGATGGTTTGAAAATATTGGCTTGTCAAGCTGTGGCCGCCATGAGCTCCTTCCTGACCAGCAAAGAACACTTCAGGGAATTAG GTGTTTTACCTGTTCTGATACGCCTCCTAAGCAGTCGGAATTTGGCATTgagaggggaagcagtgcaggcCCTTGCCAACCTCACATCTGGAAACAAACTCAACACTGT GGCAATCTATGAGGCAAGAGGACTTAGGCGCCTTATACTGCGACTCGGTGACACCTGTCCCAGAACGGTAGCCAATGCTGCAGCCATACTTTGCAGGATAGCAGGACAGGAGGCCATTCGATGCGACGTGTTGTCACACGGTGCCATGCCAGCGCTGGTGAAGCCTTTAAAATCAACAGACGCACAAGTCCTCATCAATGCTACCTTGTGTATCTGTGAGCTGGCGTTTAGCGCTGAGGCCAGGGCACag CTATGGAAAGCTAATGGTCTCGAGCCACTGGTCATTTTGCTGCGATCCAGTCACATGGAGGTGCTGCGCTGCACGTGCATGGCAATCAGCGTGTGTGCAAAGGATGAGCCCATGGCTGTGGAGATGTGTAAATTTGG AGCACTGGGAATGCTTCAAGAAATCAACCAGTCAGAGAATAGTAAGAGCAAGTTCGGCGAGTTTGCCTTGAACAGTCTCATTCAATCCAGTTTGTCTCTCAAATTTGGTCTGACGGACTGTTTGGCGTCCACTGATGTGATCACTGATGGCTTCTACGATGCTGGGAAG TTCGGGTTTAGTCAGAAAGTTTTGACTCTCGAAGAACTTTCAATGGAGCCCGTCAACCAATGCTTGCCCATCATTGCTGTCAACGCATCAACTGA gaaCAGTGAGGATGGAGCGCAACCGAAAAATGAGGTCCAGTTTGAGTCTCCTCAAGGGAAAATGATGAATGACGTCGCGTTGCAGCTTCTGGTTGAAGAGGTCAAAGAGTCCATTTTGGTTTTGAATGATGAAGTGGAGCAATATGCTGCCCTGGCAAG GCGTGTTAGCGATGCCATGGGTGACGCAATTGAGAAGGAAGATATGCACAGTTTCGGATGGCTGCTGGACATCTCCCTGCTTAAATTCCAACTGCAGTGTAATGTGGTCCCCATCGGCATGATCAGCAAGGGATTCTACTGTCACAGGGCGCTTCTTTTCAAG CTTTTGGACTTTGGCCAGCAATTAAAACCGTAA